A stretch of Myxococcus hansupus DNA encodes these proteins:
- a CDS encoding serine/threonine-protein kinase, with protein MASELICDTCGHAVPADTAVCPRDGTVVLTSFDVPARVEEPNVVVHPPEPLPAAPQRDPLIGLKLGEYELRSRIGVGGMGLVYEGIQPLIGKRVAVKVLRPELAHSTEQVERLLAEARAVNAIRHRGIIDIFGFGQVPDGRQYIVMEYLEGQALDAVLTEKNRLPVQEALALLDEVLAALAAAHGAGVVHRDLKPSNIFLVQQPDGSRYVKVLDFGLAKRGQGPTGRTAQTRTDMVVGTPEYMAPEQARGQEVGPMTDLYALGVVTFEIVTGRLPFVGSSPVDLLMKHVEARPPRPSEFVSDLPPALDAFILQMLTKDPETRPNSADALRQQLQKLRRTLRASTRSNPSALAPGFEKSAAAEADSRRPTTPVPVPPELTAELTSQEPRTAGAPSPLRKHLPLIAALAFAGVLLTGAAAVIVRSSNANALIPPLTGPVKTAPVLPVQAAATPPPPAPPVETPPRAPVVEAAPLEPQVPEAVAGTGAASEPDTRAKAVRARPEAEVAVAPPRPMKSSAPTLEDILQSIDRLERRVERLETSGKLDAPKANAARNLLAKYRDDARADTSAPARIDLLKKVTGVAGMIR; from the coding sequence ATGGCTTCCGAGTTGATCTGCGATACCTGCGGCCACGCCGTACCTGCCGACACCGCCGTGTGCCCACGCGATGGGACGGTGGTGTTGACGTCGTTCGACGTACCCGCTCGCGTGGAGGAGCCGAACGTCGTGGTGCACCCCCCGGAACCGCTGCCCGCCGCACCGCAGAGAGACCCGCTCATCGGCCTGAAGCTGGGTGAGTACGAGCTGCGCTCACGCATTGGCGTGGGCGGCATGGGCCTGGTGTACGAAGGCATCCAGCCGCTCATCGGCAAGCGCGTGGCGGTGAAGGTGCTGCGGCCGGAGCTGGCCCACTCCACCGAACAGGTGGAGCGGCTGCTCGCCGAGGCCCGCGCCGTCAACGCCATCCGCCACCGCGGCATCATCGACATCTTCGGCTTCGGCCAGGTGCCGGACGGCCGGCAGTACATCGTCATGGAGTACCTGGAGGGCCAGGCGCTCGACGCGGTGCTGACGGAGAAGAACCGGCTGCCCGTGCAGGAGGCGCTGGCGCTGCTCGACGAGGTGCTCGCCGCGCTGGCCGCCGCGCATGGCGCGGGCGTGGTGCACCGCGACCTCAAGCCCAGCAACATCTTCCTGGTGCAGCAGCCGGACGGCTCGCGCTACGTGAAGGTGTTGGACTTCGGGCTCGCCAAGCGGGGCCAGGGCCCCACCGGCCGCACCGCGCAGACGCGCACGGACATGGTGGTGGGGACGCCGGAGTACATGGCGCCGGAGCAGGCGCGGGGCCAGGAAGTGGGGCCCATGACGGACCTCTACGCCCTGGGCGTCGTCACCTTCGAAATCGTCACCGGCCGGCTCCCCTTCGTGGGCAGCTCCCCGGTGGACCTGCTGATGAAGCACGTGGAGGCACGGCCGCCCCGGCCGTCGGAGTTCGTGTCCGATTTGCCGCCCGCGCTGGACGCCTTCATCCTGCAGATGCTCACCAAGGACCCGGAGACGCGGCCCAACTCGGCGGACGCGCTGCGGCAGCAGTTGCAAAAGCTGCGGCGCACCCTGCGGGCCTCCACGCGCTCCAACCCCAGCGCGCTCGCGCCCGGCTTCGAGAAGTCCGCCGCGGCGGAGGCGGACTCGCGCCGCCCCACCACGCCGGTGCCGGTGCCCCCGGAGCTGACGGCGGAGCTGACATCCCAGGAGCCGCGCACCGCCGGGGCCCCAAGCCCGCTGCGCAAGCACCTGCCGTTGATTGCCGCGCTGGCCTTCGCCGGGGTGCTGCTCACGGGCGCCGCGGCCGTCATCGTCCGGAGCTCGAACGCCAACGCGCTCATCCCGCCGCTCACGGGGCCGGTGAAGACCGCGCCCGTGCTTCCCGTTCAGGCCGCGGCCACCCCGCCCCCGCCAGCGCCGCCCGTGGAGACGCCCCCGCGGGCCCCGGTGGTGGAAGCCGCGCCGCTGGAGCCCCAGGTCCCGGAGGCCGTCGCCGGCACCGGGGCGGCCTCCGAGCCCGACACCCGCGCGAAGGCCGTGCGGGCGCGCCCCGAAGCCGAGGTCGCCGTCGCTCCGCCCCGGCCGATGAAGTCATCCGCGCCCACGCTGGAGGACATCCTCCAGAGCATCGACCGGCTGGAGCGCCGGGTGGAGCGGCTCGAGACGTCCGGGAAGCTCGACGCCCCCAAGGCGAACGCCGCGCGCAACCTGCTGGCGAAGTACCGCGACGACGCCCGCGCCGACACCAGCGCCCCCGCCCGCATCGACCTGCTGAAGAAGGTCACGGGCGTGGCGGGGATGATTCGCTAG
- a CDS encoding transglycosylase domain-containing protein, with the protein MLGLAGVVIPLTYLYTASKLPPLESEFDVEKQLKHSIEGERMSLRAGQYERNPRPITFSRPDFSKLPKDLVALYIRHMECPRYFQTPREDGPKWAWRLFAGVLLGTAPPGDGACERILAMRIADALGIKGTREQSVAAHRIHTFLQKDQLIAYDLATIYFERGIVGVEDAALKLFNKELGELKLEELAELQLALPPYYDYRSIKLCKNPTVLRQNRNMLLEDLAGWRLVSEDRARNAMDQPLACSR; encoded by the coding sequence ATGCTGGGCCTGGCCGGCGTGGTGATTCCGCTGACGTACCTCTACACGGCGAGCAAGCTGCCGCCGCTGGAGAGCGAATTCGACGTGGAGAAACAGCTCAAGCACAGCATCGAAGGCGAGCGGATGAGCCTCCGCGCGGGGCAGTACGAGCGCAACCCGCGCCCCATCACCTTCTCGCGGCCGGACTTCTCCAAGCTGCCCAAGGATTTGGTGGCCCTCTACATCCGCCACATGGAGTGCCCTCGGTACTTCCAGACGCCGCGCGAGGACGGCCCCAAGTGGGCCTGGCGGCTGTTCGCGGGGGTGCTGCTGGGCACGGCGCCGCCGGGAGATGGCGCGTGTGAGCGCATCCTGGCCATGCGCATCGCCGATGCGCTGGGCATCAAGGGCACGCGCGAGCAGTCCGTGGCCGCCCACCGCATCCACACCTTCCTGCAGAAGGACCAACTCATCGCGTACGACCTGGCCACCATCTACTTCGAGCGGGGCATCGTCGGCGTGGAGGACGCGGCGCTGAAGCTCTTCAACAAGGAGCTGGGGGAGCTGAAGCTGGAGGAGCTCGCGGAGCTGCAGCTCGCCCTGCCGCCCTACTACGACTACCGGAGCATCAAGCTCTGCAAGAACCCCACGGTGCTGCGGCAGAACCGCAACATGTTGCTGGAGGACCTCGCGGGCTGGCGCCTGGTGAGCGAGGACCGCGCCCGCAACGCCATGGACCAGCCGCTGGCCTGCTCGCGCTGA
- a CDS encoding Heterodisulfide reductase cytochrome reductase subunit, producing MPDWHPATVTESAPAADGLTDLVLDVRGTPLAGTHERPGQYVHLRLPGVGQGLFAIASPPGPQGTHWEFLLKVGSPLPDALIGLPKGARVEVSRPEGRGFPMERARGQDVLLFATGSGISAIRSVITSIQRERGDYGEVTLYFGARTPGAFAYGDELQEWEAGGVRVVRTVSQPGASGWQGLTGYVQAHLGEGPLRPSAVAFLCGQKEMVQGVMKTLQALGMPTSDIHLNY from the coding sequence ATGCCCGACTGGCACCCCGCCACCGTCACTGAAAGTGCGCCCGCCGCCGACGGCCTCACCGACCTCGTCCTCGACGTGCGGGGCACGCCCCTGGCCGGAACCCACGAGCGGCCCGGCCAGTACGTCCACCTGCGCCTGCCTGGGGTGGGACAGGGGCTGTTCGCCATCGCCTCCCCGCCCGGGCCCCAGGGGACGCACTGGGAGTTCCTGCTCAAGGTCGGCAGCCCCCTGCCCGACGCGCTCATCGGCCTGCCCAAGGGCGCCCGCGTCGAGGTGTCACGCCCGGAGGGCCGGGGCTTCCCCATGGAGCGCGCGCGGGGCCAGGACGTGCTGCTGTTCGCCACCGGCTCGGGCATCTCCGCCATCCGCTCCGTCATCACCAGCATCCAGCGGGAGCGCGGCGACTACGGCGAGGTGACGCTCTACTTCGGGGCGCGCACGCCCGGCGCCTTCGCCTACGGGGATGAACTGCAGGAATGGGAGGCCGGCGGCGTGCGCGTGGTGCGCACCGTCAGCCAGCCCGGGGCCAGCGGCTGGCAGGGCCTCACCGGCTACGTGCAGGCCCACCTGGGAGAAGGCCCCCTGCGCCCCTCCGCCGTCGCCTTCCTCTGCGGCCAGAAGGAGATGGTGCAGGGGGTGATGAAGACGCTCCAGGCGCTGGGCATGCCCACCAGCGACATCCACCTCAACTACTGA
- a CDS encoding WD40 repeat domain-containing protein yields the protein MKVVRGAVALLVGGWVAVGSSGCAHAPPRVSPELSARLDAEPGTWLSGSAAGLVPRAVLNNKDFIWGLAFAPQGARVAYSRLGSKSYFLSVWELGSAAPTLLADPAINPNEFDVEGVAFSPDGAWVATAGKDGVVRLFDAATGALKSERRTEEPLAVVAFHPVLPWLVVGSYKGLMTVLSSPALEYGSEERGHVGQVSALVFAPDGTLYSGGWDKHVRAWRTAVEALRPGQARTRFERRAGSVVLGGTMNDKAPLSFAVDARAPALVLTREAAASAGIDVPFLQETVNVPGPLGTVAARLARAQSLRFKSMRVEGVDVAICDACVPQGLQGVLGAPFSERVEVAFDEVTQEAVLALKGGPSDSAPTVEALVLARRSDFTFPAFVSDVTVDARGQRLGVGLSEQKPERDRAVYERERKGVEEPQGPFNAGVIVDAGSGQVLSKWPLHHGVVATAAISPDGRSLASGGWDKRVYLFTEGDAGAKGEHRFDWSVRRVRFSPDGRWVGVAAWTPQVASRDGDSDPAAVLLDVAYTSPTVEGLGASGASAAQ from the coding sequence ATGAAGGTCGTGAGGGGGGCTGTCGCACTGCTGGTGGGCGGGTGGGTGGCGGTGGGGAGTTCTGGCTGTGCACACGCACCCCCTCGGGTGTCCCCGGAGCTGAGCGCGCGGCTGGACGCGGAGCCGGGCACCTGGCTGTCCGGCAGCGCCGCGGGCCTGGTGCCCAGGGCCGTCCTCAACAACAAGGATTTCATCTGGGGCCTGGCCTTCGCGCCCCAGGGGGCCCGCGTGGCGTACTCGCGCCTGGGCAGCAAGTCCTACTTCCTCTCCGTCTGGGAGCTGGGCTCCGCCGCGCCGACGCTGCTCGCGGACCCGGCCATCAACCCCAACGAGTTCGACGTGGAGGGCGTGGCCTTCTCGCCGGACGGCGCGTGGGTGGCCACCGCGGGGAAGGACGGCGTGGTGCGCCTCTTCGACGCCGCCACGGGCGCCCTCAAGAGCGAGCGCCGCACCGAGGAGCCGCTGGCCGTGGTGGCCTTCCATCCGGTGCTGCCCTGGCTGGTGGTGGGCAGCTACAAGGGACTGATGACGGTGCTGTCCTCGCCCGCGTTGGAGTACGGCTCCGAGGAGCGCGGACACGTGGGGCAGGTGAGCGCGCTGGTCTTCGCGCCGGACGGGACGCTGTACTCCGGTGGCTGGGACAAACACGTGCGCGCGTGGCGCACCGCCGTGGAGGCGCTGCGTCCCGGGCAGGCGCGCACGCGCTTCGAGCGCCGCGCCGGCTCGGTGGTGCTGGGCGGCACGATGAACGACAAGGCGCCGCTGTCCTTCGCGGTGGATGCGCGGGCTCCCGCCCTGGTCCTCACCCGCGAGGCGGCCGCCTCGGCGGGCATCGACGTGCCCTTCCTTCAGGAGACGGTCAACGTCCCCGGGCCGCTGGGCACGGTGGCCGCGCGGCTGGCGCGGGCCCAGTCCCTGCGCTTCAAGTCCATGCGCGTGGAGGGCGTGGACGTGGCCATCTGCGACGCGTGTGTGCCGCAGGGGCTCCAGGGCGTGTTGGGCGCGCCGTTCTCCGAGCGGGTGGAGGTGGCCTTCGACGAAGTCACGCAGGAGGCGGTGCTCGCGCTGAAGGGCGGCCCGTCCGACAGCGCGCCCACGGTGGAGGCGCTGGTGCTCGCGCGGCGTTCGGACTTCACCTTCCCGGCCTTCGTCAGCGACGTCACGGTGGACGCGCGCGGGCAGCGGCTGGGCGTGGGGCTGTCGGAGCAGAAGCCGGAGCGCGACCGCGCCGTCTATGAGCGCGAGCGCAAGGGCGTGGAGGAGCCCCAGGGCCCCTTCAACGCGGGCGTCATCGTGGACGCGGGCTCCGGTCAGGTGCTGTCGAAGTGGCCGCTGCACCACGGCGTGGTGGCCACGGCGGCCATCTCTCCGGACGGGCGCTCGCTGGCCAGCGGGGGCTGGGACAAGCGCGTGTACCTCTTCACGGAGGGCGACGCGGGCGCGAAGGGCGAGCACCGCTTCGACTGGTCCGTGCGGCGCGTGCGCTTCAGCCCGGATGGGCGCTGGGTGGGCGTGGCCGCGTGGACGCCGCAGGTGGCCAGCCGCGACGGCGACAGCGACCCGGCGGCCGTGCTGCTGGACGTGGCCTACACGTCGCCCACGGTGGAAGGGCTCGGCGCGTCGGGGGCCTCCGCCGCTCAGTAG
- a CDS encoding penicillin-binding protein activator, protein MDVLPTLRRSLVIALALLLTACPRSSRTPSGRDSGGDVPTGDPFPRRPTVEAKKDPAADTALAQAAQTAQSTPDKKKAAEAYLSVRKAYPATTAGQDALYQAGVLFFESKDFVNARKSFNELLFENPLHAQADDAKYKLAVSAMEVGAYRDAYQTLASLAERASGAERTALLNQAARAAEGAGLYGQALQLAVDEAGQAQGSQAQAAAVAKVEALVEGRAGFVDIARVAEGLSPSNPAWPVIHFKLARIYYHLRDWTRLEETLNRFLAEAPNHAFAPQARELLARATRRVEARPRTVGVLLPMTGRYQPIGEAVLRGIQLGLEGSGVELVVKDTQGDVNKTGQAMEQLAFDDGAIAVLGPLLGDDSKRAALLAEELQVPLLTMSRQENITDLGTFVFRNMLTNAAQAEAIADYAMNVKGYKRFAVLYPNIPYGVELADAFWDEVVARGGGVRGAERYSHDQTTFTTEAKKLVGRYYLDDRGDYIEGLRDVQGENLDAFRRRKALEKVKSGVEPIIDFDAIFMPDDWRRVSLVAPALAVEDIVTNACDPRDLERIRKTTGKKELKTVTLFGANQWSSPKGRSGLPELVERGGKFVTCSVYVDGFFVDSQRPATRRFVQQYREAYRAETGRDPGLLEAIGYDSGRMLRQLMEQKDAPRTRAQMRESLSNLKDFDGATGRTSFNEKREAVKQLFLLSIDNKGVTEINVEKERQKAASASGGSGT, encoded by the coding sequence ATGGATGTCCTGCCCACCCTGCGCCGCTCGCTCGTCATCGCCCTGGCCCTGCTGCTGACGGCCTGCCCTCGTTCCTCCCGCACGCCTTCGGGCCGTGACAGCGGAGGGGATGTCCCCACGGGAGACCCCTTCCCCCGGCGTCCCACGGTGGAGGCGAAGAAGGACCCCGCCGCGGACACGGCCCTGGCGCAGGCCGCCCAGACGGCCCAGTCCACCCCGGACAAGAAGAAGGCCGCGGAGGCCTACCTGTCGGTGCGCAAGGCGTATCCCGCCACCACCGCCGGTCAGGACGCGCTGTATCAGGCGGGCGTCCTCTTCTTCGAGTCCAAGGACTTCGTCAACGCGCGCAAGAGCTTCAACGAGCTGCTCTTCGAGAACCCGCTCCACGCGCAGGCGGATGACGCCAAGTACAAGCTGGCCGTCTCCGCCATGGAGGTGGGCGCCTACCGCGACGCGTACCAGACGCTCGCAAGCCTCGCCGAGCGCGCCTCCGGCGCCGAGCGCACCGCGCTGCTGAACCAGGCCGCCCGCGCCGCCGAGGGCGCTGGCCTCTATGGCCAGGCGCTGCAATTGGCGGTGGACGAGGCCGGTCAGGCCCAGGGTTCCCAGGCGCAGGCCGCCGCGGTGGCCAAGGTGGAGGCGCTGGTGGAGGGCCGCGCGGGCTTCGTGGACATCGCCCGCGTGGCGGAGGGCCTGTCGCCGTCCAACCCGGCGTGGCCCGTCATCCACTTCAAGCTGGCGCGCATCTACTACCACCTGCGGGACTGGACGCGGCTGGAGGAGACGCTGAACCGCTTCCTCGCGGAGGCGCCGAACCATGCCTTCGCGCCGCAGGCCCGGGAGCTGCTGGCGCGCGCCACCCGCCGCGTGGAGGCCCGCCCCCGCACCGTGGGCGTGCTGCTGCCCATGACGGGCCGCTACCAGCCCATTGGCGAGGCCGTGCTGCGCGGCATCCAGCTCGGGTTGGAAGGCAGCGGCGTGGAGCTGGTGGTGAAGGACACGCAGGGCGACGTCAACAAGACGGGCCAGGCGATGGAGCAGCTCGCCTTCGACGACGGCGCCATCGCCGTGCTGGGGCCGCTGCTCGGAGACGACTCCAAGCGCGCGGCGCTGCTGGCGGAGGAGCTCCAGGTGCCGCTGCTCACCATGAGCCGCCAGGAGAACATCACCGACCTGGGCACCTTCGTCTTCCGCAACATGCTCACCAACGCCGCGCAGGCGGAGGCCATCGCCGACTACGCGATGAACGTGAAGGGCTACAAGCGCTTCGCGGTGCTCTACCCGAACATCCCCTACGGCGTGGAGCTGGCGGATGCCTTCTGGGACGAAGTCGTGGCGCGCGGCGGCGGGGTGCGCGGCGCGGAGCGGTACTCGCACGACCAGACGACCTTCACCACCGAGGCCAAGAAGCTGGTGGGCCGCTACTACCTGGATGACCGCGGCGACTACATCGAAGGGCTGCGCGACGTGCAGGGGGAGAACCTGGACGCGTTCCGCCGCCGCAAGGCCTTGGAGAAGGTGAAGAGCGGCGTGGAGCCCATCATCGACTTCGACGCCATCTTCATGCCGGACGACTGGCGCCGCGTCAGCCTCGTCGCGCCCGCGCTGGCGGTGGAGGACATCGTCACCAACGCCTGCGACCCGCGCGATTTGGAGCGCATCCGCAAGACGACGGGCAAGAAGGAGCTGAAGACGGTGACGCTCTTCGGCGCCAACCAGTGGAGCAGCCCCAAGGGGCGCTCGGGCCTGCCGGAGCTGGTGGAGCGCGGCGGCAAGTTCGTCACCTGCTCGGTGTACGTGGATGGCTTCTTCGTGGACTCGCAGCGCCCGGCCACGCGCCGCTTCGTGCAGCAGTACCGGGAGGCCTACCGGGCGGAGACGGGCCGCGACCCGGGTTTGCTGGAGGCGATTGGCTACGACTCTGGCCGGATGTTGCGCCAGCTCATGGAGCAGAAGGATGCGCCGCGGACCCGCGCGCAGATGCGCGAGTCGCTCTCCAACCTGAAGGACTTCGACGGCGCCACCGGGCGCACGTCCTTCAACGAGAAGCGCGAGGCGGTGAAGCAGTTGTTCCTGTTGTCCATCGACAACAAGGGCGTCACGGAAATCAACGTCGAGAAGGAGCGGCAGAAGGCCGCCTCGGCGTCAGGAGGCTCGGGGACATGA
- the dnaJ gene encoding molecular chaperone DnaJ, with the protein MPAAAGQKRDYYEVLGVQKSVSAQELKSAFRKVALQYHPDRNPGNSEAEEKFKEASEAYEVLSDPERRAKYDRFGHAGNPFDGFGGAGGGFQGVNINDIFGEIFGDIFGGGRGGRRTSSRGADLRYNLEITFEEAAFGCRPKVTIPRPKKCDTCSGSGSKSNTGPRPCSGCGGSGELRYTQGFFAVSRPCGDCGGTGAVVPDPCTRCKGSGKVPSEEVIEVAIPGGVDNGTRVRLGGMGEPGDRGGPAGDLYVTVIVKEHPLFQREEYEVFCEVPISFTQAALGAKIDVPTLDGKVKMTVPNGTQSGKVFRLKGKGIPHLHSQQRGDQHVRVVVETPTELSSKQRDLLEKFAEASGEESHPQSKSFFAKVKELFG; encoded by the coding sequence ATGCCAGCGGCGGCGGGTCAGAAGCGCGACTACTACGAGGTCCTGGGCGTCCAGAAGTCTGTTTCCGCGCAGGAGCTCAAGAGCGCGTTCCGCAAGGTGGCGCTGCAGTACCACCCGGACCGCAATCCGGGGAACTCGGAGGCCGAGGAGAAGTTCAAGGAGGCCTCGGAAGCCTATGAGGTGCTGAGCGACCCCGAGCGGCGGGCGAAGTACGACCGCTTCGGGCACGCGGGCAACCCCTTCGACGGCTTCGGTGGCGCCGGGGGCGGGTTCCAGGGCGTCAACATCAACGACATCTTCGGCGAGATTTTCGGCGACATCTTCGGCGGTGGCCGGGGTGGGCGCAGGACGAGCTCGCGTGGCGCGGACCTGCGCTACAACCTGGAAATCACCTTCGAGGAAGCGGCCTTCGGCTGTCGTCCCAAGGTGACGATTCCGCGCCCGAAGAAGTGCGACACGTGCTCCGGCTCGGGCAGCAAGAGCAACACCGGTCCCCGGCCGTGCTCCGGCTGCGGCGGCAGCGGCGAGCTGCGCTACACGCAGGGCTTCTTCGCGGTGTCCCGGCCCTGCGGTGACTGCGGCGGCACGGGCGCGGTGGTGCCGGACCCGTGCACGCGCTGCAAGGGCTCCGGCAAGGTGCCCTCCGAGGAGGTCATCGAGGTGGCCATCCCCGGCGGCGTGGACAACGGCACGCGCGTGCGGCTGGGCGGCATGGGTGAGCCCGGAGACCGGGGCGGCCCCGCCGGTGACTTGTACGTCACCGTCATCGTGAAGGAGCACCCGCTCTTCCAGCGCGAGGAGTACGAGGTCTTCTGCGAGGTGCCCATCTCCTTCACGCAGGCGGCGCTGGGCGCGAAAATCGACGTCCCCACGCTGGACGGGAAGGTGAAGATGACCGTCCCCAACGGCACCCAGTCCGGCAAGGTGTTCCGGCTCAAGGGCAAGGGCATCCCCCACCTGCACAGCCAGCAGCGGGGAGACCAGCACGTGCGCGTCGTGGTGGAGACGCCCACCGAGCTGTCCTCGAAGCAGCGCGACTTGCTGGAGAAGTTCGCGGAGGCCTCCGGCGAGGAGTCGCACCCGCAGTCGAAGAGCTTCTTCGCCAAGGTGAAGGAGCTGTTCGGCTGA